A window of the Cicer arietinum cultivar CDC Frontier isolate Library 1 chromosome 6, Cicar.CDCFrontier_v2.0, whole genome shotgun sequence genome harbors these coding sequences:
- the LOC101512747 gene encoding LEAF RUST 10 DISEASE-RESISTANCEUS RECEPTOR-LIKE PROTEIN KINASE-like 1.2, with the protein MALPIDNNNHVHMISFFSSLFLLFLTSFPTTICQEQQHNKHEECTKPYTCGEISNIYYPFWGQNRPSYCGSNNQFKLKCDSHHQNTTIQIGSQNFHVLRVDQIDDIITMVRKGLVYDNCSSSLTNNSLNSNLFHYMSNVRNITILYNCPNDFKLPNGTDTNINSFLCKEDGTKRGFYVDSAAAEGLECEGNNRIEVQVTQEVKIGGGIEGLNKALSGGFDVKYVSDSQACLRCFLSNGTCGGNDKSQFSCYCPDGTESFDCSHLHNNRWNWKRKVGVGVGAAVFSVVAAGIAIYIYYYCRKKKKNVNSVSPALSHSVSGCSGSEDSEKGNRYRGLHFFTYRELEEATNYFDSARALGYGGFGTVYFGKLRDGRLIAVKRMYENNYRRVEQFVNEVEILTGLHHQNLVSLYGCTSRHSRGLLLVYEYVPNGTVADHLHGPQAKPGMLPWNTRMNIAIETASALVYLHATDIIHRDVKTHNILLDNHFSVKVADFGLSRLFPNHVTHISTAPQGTPGYVDPEYHLYYQLTDKSDVFSFGVVLIELLSSMPAVDISRHRQEINLYYMAVKKIQNGTLHELVDPTLGFESDFKVRKMMNAVAELAFQCLQSSKDVRPSMVEVFERLKDIHSDGIYKCKPQVLDISGDAAAAALIKNKPPPPSLDSNLVESGSSTVGI; encoded by the exons ATGGCTTTGCCTATAGATAATAATAATCACGTTCACATGATCTCCTTCTTCTCCTCCTTGTTCTTATTATTCTTGACTAGTTTTCCAACAACAATTTGTCAAGAACAACAACATAACAAACATGAAGAGTGTACAAAACCATACACATGTGGAGAAATATCCAACATATACTATCCATTTTGGGGACAAAACAGACCAAGTTATTGTGGCAGCAACAACCAATTCAAACTCAAATGTGATTCTCATCATCAAAACACAACCATTCAAATTGGTTCACAAAATTTCCACGTGTTGCGTGTTGATCAAATTGATGACATCATCACAATGGTTCGAAAAGGCCTTGTTTATGATAATTGTTCTTCTAGTTTAACAAACAATTCTTTGAACTCGAATCTCTTTCATTACATGTCAAACGTAAGGAACATCACCATCTTATATAATTGTCCTAATGACTTCAAGCTTCCAAATGGCACAGACACGAACATAAACTCGTTTTTGTGCAAGGAAGATGGGACGAAGCGTGGTTTCTATGTGGATTCTGCAGCTGCAGAGGGTCTAGAATGTGAAGGAAATAATAGAATTGAAGTTCAAGTAACACAGGAAGTAAAAATTGGTGGTGGAATTGAAGGACTGAACAAGGCTTTGAGTGGTGGATTTGATGTGAAATATGTTTCGGATTCTCAAGCATGCTTAAGATGTTTTTTAAGTAATGGAACTTGTGGTGGCAATGATAAGTCTCAGTTTTCTTGCTATTGCCCTGATGGAACTGAAAGTTTTGATTGTTCTCATCTCCATA ATAATCGATGGAATTGGAAAAGGAAGGTTGGTGTAG GAGTTGGTGCTGCTGTGTTCAGTGTAGTTGCAGCAGGCATTGCCAtttacatatattattattgcagaaagaagaaaaagaatgtTAATTCAGTATCACCTGCGCTATCTCATAGCGTCTCTGGTTGTTCTGGTTCAGAAGACTCTGAGAAGGGAAATAGATACCGTGGACTACACTTCTTTACTTATAGGGAACTTGAAGAGGCTACAAACTACTTTGATTCTGCAAGAGCACTAGGATATGGAGGCTTTGGGAcagtgtactttg GAAAACTTCGGGACGGGCGATTGATTGCAGTGAAACGCATGTATGAGAACAACTACAGAAGAGTTGAGCAATTTGTGAATGAAGTTGAGATTTTAACTGGCTTACACCATCAAAATCTTGTGTCATTATATGGATGCACTTCGCGCCACAGCCGCGGACTTCTTcttgtatatgaatatgttccTAATGGAACTGTTGCTGATCACCTTCATGGTCCACAAGCAAAACCTGGCATGCTACCTTGGAATACAAGAATGAACATTGCCATAGAAACTGCTAGTGCATTGGTATATCTTCATGCTACTGACATCATCCATAGAGATGTGAAAACCCACAACATTCTCCTTGACAATCATTTTAGTGTCAAAGTAGCCGATTTTGGACTTTCACGTCTATTTCCAAACCATGTCACACACATTTCAACAGCTCCACAAGGGACTCCAGGTTATGTTGATCCAGAATACCATTTGTACTATCAGCTTACCGATAAAAGCGATGTTTTTAGCTTTGGAGTTGTGCTAATTGAGCTGTTATCATCCATGCCTGCTGTTGATATCTCAAGACATAGGCAAGAGATCAATTTGTATTACATGGCTGTTAAGAAGATTCAAAATGGGACATTGCATGAGCTTGTGGACCCTACACTTGGGTTTGAATCAGATTTCAAGGTAAGGAAAATGATGAATGCAGTGGCAGAGTTAGCATTTCAGTGCTTGCAGAGTTCTAAAGATGTGAGACCTTCTATGGTTGAAGTTTTTGAAAGGCTTAAAGATATTCATAGTGATGGGATATATAAATGTAAACCTCAGGTGTTAGATATCTCAGGAgatgctgctgctgctgctttGATTAAGAATAAACCACCACCACCTTCACTTGACTCAAATTTGGTAGAATCCGGCTCCTCTACAGTCGGAATATAG